A genome region from Solanum pennellii chromosome 12, SPENNV200 includes the following:
- the LOC107007229 gene encoding calmodulin-binding transcription activator 4-like isoform X1, translating to MAESGYNTNDLVQEGRFRWLRPAEVLFILQNHDDRQLAHQPPQKPASGSMFLFNKRVLRYFRKDGHSWRKKKDGRTVGEAHERLKVGNAEALNCYYAHGEKNSNFQRRSYWILDPAYEHIVLVHYRDITEGRQIAAFMSQSSPISSTFPLSPSLYSTQHPGFNVPGSESYQQYQDESRPGYGEICSDAVIHSNGMNVSDITRMMEGVSNSPKVEISQALRRLEEQLNLNDDSSSEIYSLYSEIENSNDAENVVHDKSSLVQIQDNSNNFLFLPHSGESSESRDQLLNLDDSMWKEMLDHCRSSPASQPQAKCFEKLDENGMLQTSSGSEPIEAIKSDRWPIIGGKEALKCSVTNLKQVDDFKYIGCAQINAFGSYPDQCTTIFDQDQIGISSETNMSLTIVQKQKFTIHDISPDWGYASDATKVVIIGSYLCNPSEYTWTCMFGDTEVPVQIIKDGAIRCQAPPHLPGKVALCVTTGNRIPCSEVREFEYRAKFDDRGQNVVPEVGGASKSSEELLLLVRFVQMLLSDSSVQIGDGSESNNDILEKSKASEDSWSQVIGSLLFGTSTSTVTIDWLLQELLKNKLQQWLSSKLQVKNNEMVYSLSRKDQGIVHMIAGLGFEWALHPVLNAGVSANFRDIRGWTALHWAARFGREKMVASLIASGAFAGAVTDPSSQDPFGKTAASIASSCGHKGVAGYLSEVALTSHLTSLTLEECDVSKGTADIEAEQTISNITTTSPVTHEDQLSLKDTLDAVRNAAQAAARIQSAFRAHSFRKRRLREAAHVATTCRDEYCILSNDVLGLSAASKLAFRNVRDYNSAALSIQRKYRGWKGRKDFLVFRQKVVKIQAHVRGYQVRKEYKVCWAVGILEKVVLRWRRRGVGLRGFRLEDEPIEESENEDILKLFRKQKVDAAINEAVSRVLLMVDSPEARQQYRRILEKYRQAKAEVAGAKSDAISTAHSDISNVENNDVYHS from the exons ATGGCAGAATCAG GATACAACACAAATGATTTGGTTCAGGAAGGCCGTTTTAGGTGGTTAAGACCTGCAGAGGTGCTCTTCATACTACAGAATCATGACGATCGCCAACTTGCGCATCAACCACCTCAAAAGCCAGCTA GTGGATCTATGTTTCTCTTTAATAAGAGGGTCCTCAGGTACTTCCGTAAAGATGGTCATAGTTGGCgtaaaaagaaggatggaaggaCTGTAGGAGAGGCACATGAGCGGCTTAAG GTTGGAAATGCTGAAGCCCTAAATTGTTATTATGCACATGGTGAGAAGAACTCTAATTTCCAGAGGCGCAGCTATTGGATATTGGATCC TGCCTACGAGCACATTGTTCTGGTTCACTACAGAGATATAACTGAG GGGAGGCAGATTGCAGCATTCATGTCACAGTCATCTCCAATTTCCTCTACTTTCCCTCTGAGTCCCAGCTTATATTCTACTCAACATCCAGGCTTCAATGTTCCTGGTAGTGAATCTTATCAACAATACCAGGATGAATCTAGACCTGGATATGGAGAAATTTGTTCTGATGCAGTTATCCATAGTAATGGGATGAATGTCTCGGACATCACCAGGATGATGGAGGGGGTGAGCAACTCACCGAAGGTTGAGATAAGTCAAGCATTGCGAAGACTTGAGGAGCAGTTAAATTTAAATGATGACAGCTCGTCGGAAATTTATTCACTCTATAGTGAGATTGAGAACTCAAATGATGCTGAAAATGTCGTGCATGACAAAAGTTCACTTGTCCAGATCCAGgacaattcaaataattttctgTTCCTGCCTCATTCAG GTGAGAGCAGTGAATCTCGGGATCAGCTTTTGAACCTGGATGATAGCATGTGGAAAGAGATGCTGGATCACTGCAGGAGCTCTCCGGCTTCTCAGCCACAAGCCAAATGTTTTGAAAAGTTGGACGAGAAT GGAATGCTACAAACTTCGTCAGGAAGTGAACCAATAGAAGCAATAAAAAGCGATAGGTGGCCTATAATTGGTGGAAAGGAAGCTCTGAAAT GTTCTGTGACAAATCTTAAGCAAGTCGACGATTTCAAGTATattggatgtgcacaaataaaTGCTTTTGGATCCTATCCTGACCAGTGTACAACAATATTTGACCAAGATCAGATTGGAATTTCTTCTGAAACTAATATGAGCTTAACAATTGTCCAGAAGCAGAAATTTACTATTCATGATATATCTCCTGATTGGGGTTATGCATCTGATGCAACAAAG GTAGTTATAATTGGATCGTATCTCTGCAATCCATCAGAGTACACGTGGACTTGTATGTTTGGTGATACTGAAGTTCCTGTTCAGATCATTAAGGACGGTGCCATCCGCTGCCAGGCGCCTCCTCACTTGCCAGGTAAAGTCGCACTTTGTGTTACTACTGGCAATAGGATACCTTGCAGTGAAGTAAGAGAGTTTGAATACCGTGCTAAGTTTGATGATCGTGGTCAAAATGTTGTACCTGAAGTCGGAGGAGCTTCTAAGAGTTCGGAGGAACTGTTGCTACTTGTCAGATTTGTGCAGATGCTTCTATCTGACTCATCAGTGCAGATAGGAGATGGTTCTGAGTCGAACAATGATATCTTGGAGAAGTCCAAAGCAAGCGAAGATTCATGGAGCCAAGTTATTGGATCTCTTTTATTTGGCACTTCAACATCAACCGTAACCATTGATTGGCTTCTACAAGAGCTTTTGAAAAACAAGTTGCAACAGTGGCTTTCATCCAAATTGCAAGTAAAAAATAACGAAATGGTTTATTCCTTGTCCAGGAAAGATCAAGGAATAGTGCACATGATTGCTGGCCTGGGGTTTGAGTGGGCTTTGCACCCAGTTTTAAATGCTGGAGTAAGTGCTAACTTCCGTGATATTCGTGGCTGGACTGCCCTGCACTGGGCTGCACGCTTTGGAAG GGAAAAAATGGTTGCATCACTCATAGCATCTGGTGCATTTGCTGGAGCTGTTACTGATCCGTCATCACAAGATCCGTTTGGGAAAACTGCTGCATCAATTGCTTCTAGCTGCGGTCACAAGGGAGTTGCAGGTTATCTTTCAGAGGTGGCTCTCACCAGCCATTTGACGTCCCTCACATTAGAGGAATGTGACGTCTCAAAGGGGACTGCTGATATTGAAGCAGAACAAACTATCAGTAATATAACAACCACGAGTCCTGTCACACACGAGGATCAGCTTTCTCTAAAGGACACTTTAGATGCAGTCCGCAATGCAGCTCAGGCTGCTGCTCGCATACAATCTGCATTCCGAGCACATTCATTCAGGAAGAGACGACTGAGAGAAGCTGCGCATGTTGCTACCACTTGCAGAGATGAATATTGTATCCTCTCAAACGATGTTCTTGGGCTTTCAGCTGCCTCAAAGTTGGCATTCCGTAATGTGCGGGACTATAACTCAGCAGCATTATCTATTCAGAGGAAATATCGGGGATGGAAAGGCCGGAAAGACTTCCTAGTATTTCGTCAGAAAGTAGTGAAGATACAG GCTCATGTACGAGGATATCAGGTTAGAAAGGAATACAAGGTATGTTGGGCTGTGGGTATTTTAGAGAAGGTGGTGCTAAGGTGGCGTCGACGGGGTGTTGGTCTTCGGGGATTCCGACTAGAAGATGAACCCATCGAGGAAAGTGAGAATGAAGACATTCTCAAGTTGTTCCGCAAACAGAAAGTGGATGCTGCTATTAATGAGGCTGTCTCTAGAGTGCTATTGATGGTTGACTCCCCAGAAGCACGCCAGCAATATCGACGCATTCTTGAAAAGTATCGGCAAGCTAAG
- the LOC107007229 gene encoding calmodulin-binding transcription activator 4-like isoform X2 yields MAESGYNTNDLVQEGRFRWLRPAEVLFILQNHDDRQLAHQPPQKPASGSMFLFNKRVLRYFRKDGHSWRKKKDGRTVGEAHERLKVGNAEALNCYYAHGEKNSNFQRRSYWILDPAYEHIVLVHYRDITEGRQIAAFMSQSSPISSTFPLSPSLYSTQHPGFNVPGSESYQQYQDESRPGYGEICSDAVIHSNGMNVSDITRMMEGVSNSPKVEISQALRRLEEQLNLNDDSSSEIYSLYSEIENSNDAENVVHDKSSLVQIQDNSNNFLFLPHSGESSESRDQLLNLDDSMWKEMLDHCRSSPASQPQAKCFEKLDENGMLQTSSGSEPIEAIKSDRWPIIGGKEALKCSVTNLKQVDDFKYIGCAQINAFGSYPDQCTTIFDQDQIGISSETNMSLTIVQKQKFTIHDISPDWGYASDATKVVIIGSYLCNPSEYTWTCMFGDTEVPVQIIKDGAIRCQAPPHLPGKVALCVTTGNRIPCSEVREFEYRAKFDDRGQNVVPEVGGASKSSEELLLLVRFVQMLLSDSSVQIGDGSESNNDILEKSKASEDSWSQVIGSLLFGTSTSTVTIDWLLQELLKNKLQQWLSSKLQVKNNEMVYSLSRKDQGIVHMIAGLGFEWALHPVLNAGVSANFRDIRGWTALHWAARFGREKMVASLIASGAFAGAVTDPSSQDPFGKTAASIASSCGHKGVAGYLSEVALTSHLTSLTLEECDVSKGTADIEAEQTISNITTTSPVTHEDQLSLKDTLDAVRNAAQAAARIQSAFRAHSFRKRRLREAAHVATTCRDEYCILSNDVLGLSAASKLAFRNVRDYNSAALSIQRKYRGWKGRKDFLVFRQKVVKIQAHVRGYQVRKEYKVCWAVGILEKVVLRWRRRGVGLRGFRLEDEPIEESENEDILKLFRKQKVDAAINEAVSRVLLMVDSPEARQQYRRILEKYRQAKLVGYGEQEIGSIGEGAEEEKKTMKLGLV; encoded by the exons ATGGCAGAATCAG GATACAACACAAATGATTTGGTTCAGGAAGGCCGTTTTAGGTGGTTAAGACCTGCAGAGGTGCTCTTCATACTACAGAATCATGACGATCGCCAACTTGCGCATCAACCACCTCAAAAGCCAGCTA GTGGATCTATGTTTCTCTTTAATAAGAGGGTCCTCAGGTACTTCCGTAAAGATGGTCATAGTTGGCgtaaaaagaaggatggaaggaCTGTAGGAGAGGCACATGAGCGGCTTAAG GTTGGAAATGCTGAAGCCCTAAATTGTTATTATGCACATGGTGAGAAGAACTCTAATTTCCAGAGGCGCAGCTATTGGATATTGGATCC TGCCTACGAGCACATTGTTCTGGTTCACTACAGAGATATAACTGAG GGGAGGCAGATTGCAGCATTCATGTCACAGTCATCTCCAATTTCCTCTACTTTCCCTCTGAGTCCCAGCTTATATTCTACTCAACATCCAGGCTTCAATGTTCCTGGTAGTGAATCTTATCAACAATACCAGGATGAATCTAGACCTGGATATGGAGAAATTTGTTCTGATGCAGTTATCCATAGTAATGGGATGAATGTCTCGGACATCACCAGGATGATGGAGGGGGTGAGCAACTCACCGAAGGTTGAGATAAGTCAAGCATTGCGAAGACTTGAGGAGCAGTTAAATTTAAATGATGACAGCTCGTCGGAAATTTATTCACTCTATAGTGAGATTGAGAACTCAAATGATGCTGAAAATGTCGTGCATGACAAAAGTTCACTTGTCCAGATCCAGgacaattcaaataattttctgTTCCTGCCTCATTCAG GTGAGAGCAGTGAATCTCGGGATCAGCTTTTGAACCTGGATGATAGCATGTGGAAAGAGATGCTGGATCACTGCAGGAGCTCTCCGGCTTCTCAGCCACAAGCCAAATGTTTTGAAAAGTTGGACGAGAAT GGAATGCTACAAACTTCGTCAGGAAGTGAACCAATAGAAGCAATAAAAAGCGATAGGTGGCCTATAATTGGTGGAAAGGAAGCTCTGAAAT GTTCTGTGACAAATCTTAAGCAAGTCGACGATTTCAAGTATattggatgtgcacaaataaaTGCTTTTGGATCCTATCCTGACCAGTGTACAACAATATTTGACCAAGATCAGATTGGAATTTCTTCTGAAACTAATATGAGCTTAACAATTGTCCAGAAGCAGAAATTTACTATTCATGATATATCTCCTGATTGGGGTTATGCATCTGATGCAACAAAG GTAGTTATAATTGGATCGTATCTCTGCAATCCATCAGAGTACACGTGGACTTGTATGTTTGGTGATACTGAAGTTCCTGTTCAGATCATTAAGGACGGTGCCATCCGCTGCCAGGCGCCTCCTCACTTGCCAGGTAAAGTCGCACTTTGTGTTACTACTGGCAATAGGATACCTTGCAGTGAAGTAAGAGAGTTTGAATACCGTGCTAAGTTTGATGATCGTGGTCAAAATGTTGTACCTGAAGTCGGAGGAGCTTCTAAGAGTTCGGAGGAACTGTTGCTACTTGTCAGATTTGTGCAGATGCTTCTATCTGACTCATCAGTGCAGATAGGAGATGGTTCTGAGTCGAACAATGATATCTTGGAGAAGTCCAAAGCAAGCGAAGATTCATGGAGCCAAGTTATTGGATCTCTTTTATTTGGCACTTCAACATCAACCGTAACCATTGATTGGCTTCTACAAGAGCTTTTGAAAAACAAGTTGCAACAGTGGCTTTCATCCAAATTGCAAGTAAAAAATAACGAAATGGTTTATTCCTTGTCCAGGAAAGATCAAGGAATAGTGCACATGATTGCTGGCCTGGGGTTTGAGTGGGCTTTGCACCCAGTTTTAAATGCTGGAGTAAGTGCTAACTTCCGTGATATTCGTGGCTGGACTGCCCTGCACTGGGCTGCACGCTTTGGAAG GGAAAAAATGGTTGCATCACTCATAGCATCTGGTGCATTTGCTGGAGCTGTTACTGATCCGTCATCACAAGATCCGTTTGGGAAAACTGCTGCATCAATTGCTTCTAGCTGCGGTCACAAGGGAGTTGCAGGTTATCTTTCAGAGGTGGCTCTCACCAGCCATTTGACGTCCCTCACATTAGAGGAATGTGACGTCTCAAAGGGGACTGCTGATATTGAAGCAGAACAAACTATCAGTAATATAACAACCACGAGTCCTGTCACACACGAGGATCAGCTTTCTCTAAAGGACACTTTAGATGCAGTCCGCAATGCAGCTCAGGCTGCTGCTCGCATACAATCTGCATTCCGAGCACATTCATTCAGGAAGAGACGACTGAGAGAAGCTGCGCATGTTGCTACCACTTGCAGAGATGAATATTGTATCCTCTCAAACGATGTTCTTGGGCTTTCAGCTGCCTCAAAGTTGGCATTCCGTAATGTGCGGGACTATAACTCAGCAGCATTATCTATTCAGAGGAAATATCGGGGATGGAAAGGCCGGAAAGACTTCCTAGTATTTCGTCAGAAAGTAGTGAAGATACAG GCTCATGTACGAGGATATCAGGTTAGAAAGGAATACAAGGTATGTTGGGCTGTGGGTATTTTAGAGAAGGTGGTGCTAAGGTGGCGTCGACGGGGTGTTGGTCTTCGGGGATTCCGACTAGAAGATGAACCCATCGAGGAAAGTGAGAATGAAGACATTCTCAAGTTGTTCCGCAAACAGAAAGTGGATGCTGCTATTAATGAGGCTGTCTCTAGAGTGCTATTGATGGTTGACTCCCCAGAAGCACGCCAGCAATATCGACGCATTCTTGAAAAGTATCGGCAAGCTAAG
- the LOC107007229 gene encoding calmodulin-binding transcription activator 4-like isoform X4, whose product MAESGYNTNDLVQEGRFRWLRPAEVLFILQNHDDRQLAHQPPQKPASGSMFLFNKRVLRYFRKDGHSWRKKKDGRTVGEAHERLKVGNAEALNCYYAHGEKNSNFQRRSYWILDPAYEHIVLVHYRDITEGRQIAAFMSQSSPISSTFPLSPSLYSTQHPGFNVPGSESYQQYQDESRPGYGEICSDAVIHSNGMNVSDITRMMEGVSNSPKVEISQALRRLEEQLNLNDDSSSEIYSLYSEIENSNDAENVVHDKSSLVQIQDNSNNFLFLPHSGESSESRDQLLNLDDSMWKEMLDHCRSSPASQPQAKCFEKLDENGMLQTSSGSEPIEAIKSDRWPIIGGKEALKCSVTNLKQVDDFKYIGCAQINAFGSYPDQCTTIFDQDQIGISSETNMSLTIVQKQKFTIHDISPDWGYASDATKVVIIGSYLCNPSEYTWTCMFGDTEVPVQIIKDGAIRCQAPPHLPGKVALCVTTGNRIPCSEVREFEYRAKFDDRGQNVVPEVGGASKSSEELLLLVRFVQMLLSDSSVQIGDGSESNNDILEKSKASEDSWSQVIGSLLFGTSTSTVTIDWLLQELLKNKLQQWLSSKLQVKNNEMVYSLSRKDQGIVHMIAGLGFEWALHPVLNAGVSANFRDIRGWTALHWAARFGREKMVASLIASGAFAGAVTDPSSQDPFGKTAASIASSCGHKGVAGYLSEVALTSHLTSLTLEECDVSKGTADIEAEQTISNITTTSPVTHEDQLSLKDTLDAVRNAAQAAARIQSAFRAHSFRKRRLREAAHVATTCRDEYCILSNDVLGLSAASKLAFRNVRDYNSAALSIQRKYRGWKGRKDFLVFRQKVVKIQAHVRGYQVRKEYKVCWAVGILEKVVLRWRRRGVGLRGFRLEDEPIEESENEDILKLFRKQKVDAAINEAVSRVLLMVDSPEARQQYRRILEKYRQAKLLIEACWIW is encoded by the exons ATGGCAGAATCAG GATACAACACAAATGATTTGGTTCAGGAAGGCCGTTTTAGGTGGTTAAGACCTGCAGAGGTGCTCTTCATACTACAGAATCATGACGATCGCCAACTTGCGCATCAACCACCTCAAAAGCCAGCTA GTGGATCTATGTTTCTCTTTAATAAGAGGGTCCTCAGGTACTTCCGTAAAGATGGTCATAGTTGGCgtaaaaagaaggatggaaggaCTGTAGGAGAGGCACATGAGCGGCTTAAG GTTGGAAATGCTGAAGCCCTAAATTGTTATTATGCACATGGTGAGAAGAACTCTAATTTCCAGAGGCGCAGCTATTGGATATTGGATCC TGCCTACGAGCACATTGTTCTGGTTCACTACAGAGATATAACTGAG GGGAGGCAGATTGCAGCATTCATGTCACAGTCATCTCCAATTTCCTCTACTTTCCCTCTGAGTCCCAGCTTATATTCTACTCAACATCCAGGCTTCAATGTTCCTGGTAGTGAATCTTATCAACAATACCAGGATGAATCTAGACCTGGATATGGAGAAATTTGTTCTGATGCAGTTATCCATAGTAATGGGATGAATGTCTCGGACATCACCAGGATGATGGAGGGGGTGAGCAACTCACCGAAGGTTGAGATAAGTCAAGCATTGCGAAGACTTGAGGAGCAGTTAAATTTAAATGATGACAGCTCGTCGGAAATTTATTCACTCTATAGTGAGATTGAGAACTCAAATGATGCTGAAAATGTCGTGCATGACAAAAGTTCACTTGTCCAGATCCAGgacaattcaaataattttctgTTCCTGCCTCATTCAG GTGAGAGCAGTGAATCTCGGGATCAGCTTTTGAACCTGGATGATAGCATGTGGAAAGAGATGCTGGATCACTGCAGGAGCTCTCCGGCTTCTCAGCCACAAGCCAAATGTTTTGAAAAGTTGGACGAGAAT GGAATGCTACAAACTTCGTCAGGAAGTGAACCAATAGAAGCAATAAAAAGCGATAGGTGGCCTATAATTGGTGGAAAGGAAGCTCTGAAAT GTTCTGTGACAAATCTTAAGCAAGTCGACGATTTCAAGTATattggatgtgcacaaataaaTGCTTTTGGATCCTATCCTGACCAGTGTACAACAATATTTGACCAAGATCAGATTGGAATTTCTTCTGAAACTAATATGAGCTTAACAATTGTCCAGAAGCAGAAATTTACTATTCATGATATATCTCCTGATTGGGGTTATGCATCTGATGCAACAAAG GTAGTTATAATTGGATCGTATCTCTGCAATCCATCAGAGTACACGTGGACTTGTATGTTTGGTGATACTGAAGTTCCTGTTCAGATCATTAAGGACGGTGCCATCCGCTGCCAGGCGCCTCCTCACTTGCCAGGTAAAGTCGCACTTTGTGTTACTACTGGCAATAGGATACCTTGCAGTGAAGTAAGAGAGTTTGAATACCGTGCTAAGTTTGATGATCGTGGTCAAAATGTTGTACCTGAAGTCGGAGGAGCTTCTAAGAGTTCGGAGGAACTGTTGCTACTTGTCAGATTTGTGCAGATGCTTCTATCTGACTCATCAGTGCAGATAGGAGATGGTTCTGAGTCGAACAATGATATCTTGGAGAAGTCCAAAGCAAGCGAAGATTCATGGAGCCAAGTTATTGGATCTCTTTTATTTGGCACTTCAACATCAACCGTAACCATTGATTGGCTTCTACAAGAGCTTTTGAAAAACAAGTTGCAACAGTGGCTTTCATCCAAATTGCAAGTAAAAAATAACGAAATGGTTTATTCCTTGTCCAGGAAAGATCAAGGAATAGTGCACATGATTGCTGGCCTGGGGTTTGAGTGGGCTTTGCACCCAGTTTTAAATGCTGGAGTAAGTGCTAACTTCCGTGATATTCGTGGCTGGACTGCCCTGCACTGGGCTGCACGCTTTGGAAG GGAAAAAATGGTTGCATCACTCATAGCATCTGGTGCATTTGCTGGAGCTGTTACTGATCCGTCATCACAAGATCCGTTTGGGAAAACTGCTGCATCAATTGCTTCTAGCTGCGGTCACAAGGGAGTTGCAGGTTATCTTTCAGAGGTGGCTCTCACCAGCCATTTGACGTCCCTCACATTAGAGGAATGTGACGTCTCAAAGGGGACTGCTGATATTGAAGCAGAACAAACTATCAGTAATATAACAACCACGAGTCCTGTCACACACGAGGATCAGCTTTCTCTAAAGGACACTTTAGATGCAGTCCGCAATGCAGCTCAGGCTGCTGCTCGCATACAATCTGCATTCCGAGCACATTCATTCAGGAAGAGACGACTGAGAGAAGCTGCGCATGTTGCTACCACTTGCAGAGATGAATATTGTATCCTCTCAAACGATGTTCTTGGGCTTTCAGCTGCCTCAAAGTTGGCATTCCGTAATGTGCGGGACTATAACTCAGCAGCATTATCTATTCAGAGGAAATATCGGGGATGGAAAGGCCGGAAAGACTTCCTAGTATTTCGTCAGAAAGTAGTGAAGATACAG GCTCATGTACGAGGATATCAGGTTAGAAAGGAATACAAGGTATGTTGGGCTGTGGGTATTTTAGAGAAGGTGGTGCTAAGGTGGCGTCGACGGGGTGTTGGTCTTCGGGGATTCCGACTAGAAGATGAACCCATCGAGGAAAGTGAGAATGAAGACATTCTCAAGTTGTTCCGCAAACAGAAAGTGGATGCTGCTATTAATGAGGCTGTCTCTAGAGTGCTATTGATGGTTGACTCCCCAGAAGCACGCCAGCAATATCGACGCATTCTTGAAAAGTATCGGCAAGCTAAG